The Anabaena sp. PCC 7108 region TTGACAAATGAAGAATTATTGCGGGGAGTAAAAACAGCTTGGGAACAAGGCTGGGATAAAATTAAGTTGTATTTCATGATTGGTTTGCCCGGAGAGACTGATGATGATGTATTAGGAATTGCGGAGACAGTCAGCTGGTTACAGCGAGAATGTTGGGCTAAAGGCAGAAGATCACTCAACTTTAATTTGACAATTTCTAATTTTACGCCCAAGCCACACACCCCTTTTCAATGGCACTCAGTTTCCACCTCAGAGTTTAAGCGCAAGCAAAACTTATTGCGGCAAGAATTCCGGAGAATGCGGAATATCAAGGTTAATTTCACTGATATTCGCCTTTCGGCAATGGAAGACTTTATAGGTCGAGGCGATCGCTCTTTAGGTAAAGTATTACGCCGTGCTTGGGAATTGGGTGCAGGCATGGATTCTTGGTATGAAAATGTAGAACAGGCATTTACAGCTTGGGGAAGTGCGATTGCTGAAGCTGGACTAGACTGGAAATACCGCTTAGTCGAAACCGGCGAATGGAATCTGTTTGCAGCAGGGGGCAAGGAGCAGGAAGCAGAGGGAGAAATCTTAACTCAGGACTCAGTACTCAATACTCAGGACTCGATACTCGGTACTCGTCACTCAGTACTCAATACTCCCCTGCCTTGGGATCATATCGACACCGGCATTGATAAAAAGTGGCTACAAGAAGACTTACAACGCGCTCTAGAAGCGGCAATTATTCCTGATTGCTCTTTTGAAGGTTGTTCTCATTGTGGTGTCTGTGGCACTGATTTTGGGCATAATATCGTTATTGAATCACCGGCAATTCCCCCATTTGCTGGTGATTTTATCCCCAATACCACCAAAGCACAACGCCTGCGAGTTTGGTTTGGTAAACAGGGTGATATGGCTTTGGTCAGTCACCTTGATTTAATGCGCTTATTTGACAGAGTAATGCGGCGTGCAGGTTTACCAATTTCTTTTACTGGTGGATTTCATCCTAATCCCCGGATTTCCCTAACCAGCGCCTTAGCATTGGGAGCCAATAGCAGCGGTGAAATTGTCGATTTTGAATTAACTCAACCAATAGATGTGGAAAGTTTTCGTGAGCAACTAGTAAGCCAATTGCCCACAGACATACCTATATATAATGTGGAAGAGATAGATTTAAAAGCTAGTGCAGCTACCCAAACTATGGAAGCGGCGGAGTATTTGCTAACTGTGTCTACAGTTGGGGAAGTACCAGCAACCGAATGGCAAGAATGGATTGCGGCTATCAAAGCTAAAAACGAGATTTTGTCAGAGCATACAACCAAATCAGGAAAACACCAAATCATAAATCTGCGCGATCGCTTGTTTGAGATCGAACTAGTAGAGGTAGACAACTCCCAAACAGAATCAAAAGCTGTCTTGCGTTATTTGGGCAGCTGTCGCCCTGATGGAGTAATATTGCGCCCTGAGCAAATCTTGTCTATACTAGAAATCGTGGTTAGTGCAGAATTTCACCTCCTGCATATCCACCGCAATCGACTAGTTTTAGGGATCTAATCCCTAGAGGGCAACTTGCTAGTAGTTGTCCTGATGTAGAACATCATGGAAATTGATTTTTAGCAAGGTTGCGTTAGAATGAAGTGAAGAGAAATTTTCTGGCGCTGCGTTGAATGACTTGGTTCACAACCCTGATACTCAGGGAGCGAAAGCAAAAATATGAGAGTGTAACTTCTAGGATTTTATTCCAGACCAACTGAGGCAGATTAAAGAACACTCTCTATAGCTACCTTGTGAATCACCAACTGACAATAGCTTTACGCCTGACATCTAACTCTATGCTTTTTACAACACCTGCACTAATACCATTGCCCTAGATGTTGAGGGTATTGCATTAGAAATCAACCACAGACGGTTGATTTAACTACTTAAAACTATATGCAGCCGTTCTGGAATAATCAGGCGTGTAAACGCAGTTACAGTTTTCATAGCTTCTAATTATTAGGAAGCTGCCCCAGATTTGCAATTTTTATTACCAGTAGCGCATTGTAGCAGTGACAGTAGGGACTAGAGGTATAACAGGATCTTCTTCTAATACCCGTTGGTGCTACCAATTTTTGAGGAACTTGAATGCCAAAACAAATTATTATCGCAGAGCAGCATCAGATTGCTGCCGTCTTTTCTGAAGATCAGATACAAGAACTAGTTGTAGCTACGGGGCATCACCAAATTGGTGATATCTACTTAGGAGTAGTAGAAAATGTATTACCAGGCATAGATGCGGCCTTTGTAAATATTGGCGATCCAGAACGCAACGGCTTTATTCATGTCACTGATTTGGGACCATTAAAACTTAAGCGTAGTGCCGCAGCCATTACTGAATTGTTGACACCCCAACAAAAAGTATTGGTACAAGTGATGAAAGAGCCAACGGGAACAAAAGGCCCAAGACTCACAGGTAACATTACCTCACCTGGAAGATACGTAGTGTTAATGCCCTATGGCAGAGGTGTGAATTTATCTCGGCGGATTAAGAGCGAAAGTGAGCGCAATCGCTTACGCGCCCTAGCAATTTTAATTAAGCCCGCAGGTATGGGTGTACTGGTGCGGACAGAAGCCGAAGGCAAGCCCGAAGAAGCAATTATTGAAGATTTAGAAGTACTACAAAGACAGTGGGAAGCAATTCAGCTAGAAGCTCAATCCACCCGCGCCCCTGCATTGCTGAATCGGGATGATGACTTTATCCAGCGCGTGTTGCGAGATATGTACGGCGCAGATGTGAATCGAATTGTCGTCGATTCCAGCACTGGGTTACGACGAGTGAAGCAGTATTTACAAAACTGGAGCGGCGGACAAACACCACAAGGATTGCTGATTGACCACCATCGCGATCGCTCTCCAATTTTAGAATACTTCCGCATTAGTGCTGCTATTCGTGAAGCCCTTAAGCCCAGAGTAGACTTACCTTCTGGAGGTTACATCATTATTGAGCCAACAGAAGCATTAACAGTAATTGATGTTAACTCAGGTTCCTTCACGCGATCTGCAACAGCTAGAGAAACTGTCTTGTGGACAAACTGCGAAGCGGCTACAGAAATTGCCCGTCAGTTAAGGTTGCGAAATATTGCTGGAGTCATTGTTGTTGACTTCATTGATATGGAATCACGGCGCGATCAACTACAAGTTTTAGAACACTTTAACAAATCTCTAAAAGCAGATAAAGCTCGTCCCCAGATTGCCCAACTCACCGAACTAGGTTTGGTAGAACTAACTCGCAAGCGGCAAGGTCAAAATATTTATGAACTGTTTGGGGAAACTTGTCCCACCTGTGGCGGTTTAGGGCATACTGTGCGTTTACCAGGAGAAATAGAAAACCGATTACCAATTCCCGCAGCAGATATACCAGAACGGTTTGCACCGCCACCGCCAAGAGAACCTCGTCTGTCAGCTAACCGCATTACAGAACCAAGGGAAAGGGAAAACTATGATGGCTTTGCGGAAGGAGTTGAAGGTGACTCAGAATTGAGTGCTATGCATCTGATTAACCATCCCAGCTATCAAGAATTGGGCGACAAGCGTCGTACCCGCACTCGCCGCAGTCGCATTGGTATCAATGGGGTTAACGGAAAAGATGAAGCCCGGTTGGTTCCTAATCCATTAGGTTTTGTGAACGATCAAGACTTGGATCTAGATACTGATACTGAACTAACAGCAATACCAGAAATTCCCTCTCTTCTGTCGGAAACGCGACGTGTTAGCGAAGTTCCTCTCAGAGAAGTAAGGGATATTACCCGCACACCTAGTCTGGGCAAATCTGGTTGGACAGAAAGAGCAGAGCGAACGAAAGTTAAGATAGATCCAGTTAAACCTGTAGTAGAACCTCCACATATTGTTGCTGTGGAAATGACACTTCAGGAACAAGATATGTTTGCTTTGATGGGAATTTCTCCTGGGGTAAAGTTAGACCAAGAGGTGAAGAATTCTAAATCAGTGATTTTTAATATTGTTCAACCTGGACAAGTACCAACTTCACCAACTGAATCTATTTCCGAACCAACTGTTTTGCAAAGAACTAGTCCTGAGGTGAGTGCAGTCAA contains the following coding sequences:
- a CDS encoding Rne/Rng family ribonuclease; this encodes MPKQIIIAEQHQIAAVFSEDQIQELVVATGHHQIGDIYLGVVENVLPGIDAAFVNIGDPERNGFIHVTDLGPLKLKRSAAAITELLTPQQKVLVQVMKEPTGTKGPRLTGNITSPGRYVVLMPYGRGVNLSRRIKSESERNRLRALAILIKPAGMGVLVRTEAEGKPEEAIIEDLEVLQRQWEAIQLEAQSTRAPALLNRDDDFIQRVLRDMYGADVNRIVVDSSTGLRRVKQYLQNWSGGQTPQGLLIDHHRDRSPILEYFRISAAIREALKPRVDLPSGGYIIIEPTEALTVIDVNSGSFTRSATARETVLWTNCEAATEIARQLRLRNIAGVIVVDFIDMESRRDQLQVLEHFNKSLKADKARPQIAQLTELGLVELTRKRQGQNIYELFGETCPTCGGLGHTVRLPGEIENRLPIPAADIPERFAPPPPREPRLSANRITEPRERENYDGFAEGVEGDSELSAMHLINHPSYQELGDKRRTRTRRSRIGINGVNGKDEARLVPNPLGFVNDQDLDLDTDTELTAIPEIPSLLSETRRVSEVPLREVRDITRTPSLGKSGWTERAERTKVKIDPVKPVVEPPHIVAVEMTLQEQDMFALMGISPGVKLDQEVKNSKSVIFNIVQPGQVPTSPTESISEPTVLQRTSPEVSAVKKPTPKVELEEASFPKLAIEPSFPDIQRTEFETFSDDNEINSTTTANRRRRRRSSALDADKSSLEES
- a CDS encoding TIGR03960 family B12-binding radical SAM protein; this encodes MAVLVEQLITSDILKPARYLGNERLAVHKPWNMATIRWVLTYPEVYEVGASNLGHIILYNILNAQPNQLCDRAYLPGADLAAKLRTTQTPLFAVESKRWLTEFDILGFSLSYELGATNILEMLDLAGIPLTWRERQGEQLPNSQSPFPLIFAGGQTATSNPEPYADFFDFIVLGDGEELLPEIGLVLEEGKKARLSREELLLDLAQIPGVYVPQFYEMGEGGVVYRLRPDVPKRILRRVATPIPAYSIGLVPYVETVHDRLTIEIRRGCTRGCRFCQPGMLTRPARDVEPEKVVEAIEAGMRATGYNEFSLLSLSCSDYLALPAVGMEIKNRLKNENISLTLPSQRVDRFDENIANILGGTRQGSLTFAPEAGTQRMRDIVNKGLTNEELLRGVKTAWEQGWDKIKLYFMIGLPGETDDDVLGIAETVSWLQRECWAKGRRSLNFNLTISNFTPKPHTPFQWHSVSTSEFKRKQNLLRQEFRRMRNIKVNFTDIRLSAMEDFIGRGDRSLGKVLRRAWELGAGMDSWYENVEQAFTAWGSAIAEAGLDWKYRLVETGEWNLFAAGGKEQEAEGEILTQDSVLNTQDSILGTRHSVLNTPLPWDHIDTGIDKKWLQEDLQRALEAAIIPDCSFEGCSHCGVCGTDFGHNIVIESPAIPPFAGDFIPNTTKAQRLRVWFGKQGDMALVSHLDLMRLFDRVMRRAGLPISFTGGFHPNPRISLTSALALGANSSGEIVDFELTQPIDVESFREQLVSQLPTDIPIYNVEEIDLKASAATQTMEAAEYLLTVSTVGEVPATEWQEWIAAIKAKNEILSEHTTKSGKHQIINLRDRLFEIELVEVDNSQTESKAVLRYLGSCRPDGVILRPEQILSILEIVVSAEFHLLHIHRNRLVLGI